A genomic window from Streptomyces sp. 846.5 includes:
- a CDS encoding YetF domain-containing protein: MISHDLWVVQVPILEKILRTVLVYALVLLLFRVAGKRGLATLNTFDFVVMFLLSNVVQNAIIGADNSLLGGVIGAVTLVAVNAAINRWVALDERAERLLEGTATTVISDGAFVPDALRRLALRTSEIEHAVRVQNGDSVEEVADARLEPGGQLIVTLKEADQTATHSDIEAIQTRLAAIEELLATLAAQGGKHL, translated from the coding sequence ATGATCAGTCATGACCTGTGGGTCGTCCAGGTTCCGATCCTGGAGAAGATCCTTCGCACCGTCCTGGTGTACGCGCTGGTGCTGCTGCTGTTCCGGGTCGCCGGCAAGCGCGGGCTGGCGACGCTCAACACCTTCGACTTCGTGGTGATGTTCCTGCTGTCGAACGTGGTCCAGAACGCCATCATCGGCGCGGACAACAGCCTGCTCGGCGGGGTGATCGGGGCGGTAACCCTGGTCGCCGTCAACGCCGCGATCAACCGCTGGGTGGCCTTGGACGAACGGGCCGAGCGGCTGCTGGAGGGCACCGCTACCACCGTCATCAGCGACGGCGCCTTCGTGCCCGACGCGCTGCGGCGGCTGGCCCTGCGCACCAGCGAGATCGAGCACGCGGTGCGGGTGCAGAACGGCGACAGCGTCGAGGAGGTCGCCGACGCGCGGCTGGAGCCGGGCGGCCAGCTGATCGTCACCCTCAAGGAGGCGGACCAGACCGCGACGCACAGCGACATCGAGGCCATCCAGACCCGGCTGGCGGCGATCGAGGAACTGCTCGCCACCCTGGCCGCCCAGGGCGGCAAACACCTCTGA
- a CDS encoding GNAT family N-acetyltransferase — MADIEFDDDGRRRLRALQGGQQVGKIDYFLLEQQPTARVGVHTEVDPDHQGEGIAGQLAAEFYRRAAEAGQAVVPLCPYLKRWSLARPEQAPAPDQELTDRALRKLREDPATW; from the coding sequence ATGGCAGACATCGAGTTCGACGACGACGGCCGCCGCCGGCTCCGGGCCCTGCAGGGGGGCCAGCAGGTCGGCAAGATCGACTACTTCCTGCTGGAGCAGCAGCCGACCGCCCGGGTCGGCGTGCACACCGAGGTCGACCCGGACCACCAGGGCGAGGGCATCGCGGGCCAGCTCGCCGCCGAGTTCTACCGCCGCGCCGCCGAGGCCGGGCAGGCCGTCGTCCCGCTGTGCCCCTACCTCAAGCGCTGGTCGCTCGCCCGCCCCGAGCAGGCGCCCGCGCCGGACCAGGAACTGACGGACCGTGCCCTGCGGAAGCTCCGCGAGGACCCCGCGACGTGGTGA
- a CDS encoding ABC transporter permease produces the protein MVATEVRPGGGARVRRLPASVRRSAHHGLVLTAVAVTVLLAATVLAALAALAGNAVDQGAGVRLAADPRAQVQVSAGFQTTGLAAADRAVRSATAQVFGGVPEQTYLGLLGVGPLIVNGASNGKGAVLHPVAVQGAARYGRLVSGAWPAGTADVPSTSFTTLPTVSPGVSAPGASSTVDAALPQQLAQLLGVRPGARLTLGDAFGRPVTVRVTGVYTAQGNAGFWPGMAGDPTAAQGAANSLFVVSPAALNGTAALNGQVTAYWSAQGDFAGAAANQLAGLRDRAGAFAGSHADLSVFHGAQPPLSRMTVVSSLPQAVDALAAPIAVARSALYQPTALLAVLALTALILTARQLAEHRSGELALQQARGAGTGRLLAAAGVEWGLTGIPAAVAAPFLAQFLVHGALGPAGWTAAVLTLAVQGAAVLLPVLHPALRPLFRRISIPRRRDTRRRTGAVAVQRAGLDLALAVVALLGWLELAHHHAVVQGASVAAGPVSVPAVDPVLVLAPVVACVAASLLLFRLMPLTSRLLDRYGRRRAGLVLPLAGWQLSRRSARNAGPVLLMCLAAAVGALSGTALACLDGLALDQARFTVGADVRVDTSAGGGYAPSVLADAYRALPGVTAVTPVTLTPVTAAAGTTLQIVGTDTGTATTPDGLPLPGRPSALRLDETLTSNGAKAAPTLELTLQDASGLTDSVNAALPDADGGRHTVTVPLPVNGSGHPRDYPLTLTSITLVPQAGQDAARLRLVLHRIGSSPGTGPDPGTAATDWAGVLPPGLAWADRTVSAGGARTNACDTNPASASSDLFQPGPPGVCSLTSDASDTSDPGGLFSATISTGVPEMKTDPGSRIRIAVTSSAPAAPVPVLADPRALAALHHAVGDTVSLDLGSGRSMAVRITGSVAAVPGLGSTRTTGWFTADQRTLAAALAAAGVDQQPPTLWRLTSTDSARTAAAVTAQPALGSAQTVAQSTAQLRGDPFRSGLRRVLTLCRLLAPAFAVIGFTVHAVVSTRERRREFALLRAMGARSRSLATLLWAEQLSIALFAVVPGALLGTALAAQVLPLITVDDSGRPPFPPLRVRVPWGGVALSALGTAALICLVVMALSRLLARVDLVRVLRAGESA, from the coding sequence GTGGTCGCGACCGAGGTCCGACCAGGTGGGGGCGCGCGGGTCCGAAGGCTGCCCGCGTCGGTACGGCGGTCCGCGCACCACGGGCTGGTGCTCACCGCCGTCGCCGTGACCGTACTGCTCGCGGCAACTGTGCTGGCGGCGTTGGCCGCGCTGGCGGGCAACGCCGTCGACCAGGGAGCGGGAGTGCGGCTGGCCGCCGACCCCAGGGCCCAGGTGCAGGTCAGCGCGGGCTTCCAGACCACCGGTCTGGCCGCTGCCGACAGGGCAGTACGAAGCGCCACGGCACAGGTGTTCGGCGGCGTGCCCGAGCAGACCTATCTGGGGCTGCTCGGCGTCGGGCCGCTGATCGTCAACGGCGCCAGCAACGGCAAGGGCGCGGTTCTGCATCCGGTAGCGGTCCAGGGCGCGGCGCGCTACGGCCGCCTCGTCTCCGGCGCCTGGCCCGCGGGCACAGCCGATGTTCCCTCAACTTCCTTCACCACCCTGCCAACCGTCTCCCCCGGTGTCTCGGCACCAGGTGCGTCCTCGACCGTGGACGCGGCGCTGCCCCAGCAGCTGGCCCAACTGCTCGGCGTCCGCCCCGGGGCGAGGCTCACCCTCGGCGACGCCTTCGGACGCCCGGTCACCGTACGGGTCACCGGCGTCTACACGGCCCAGGGCAACGCCGGGTTCTGGCCGGGCATGGCCGGGGACCCGACTGCCGCGCAGGGGGCTGCCAACTCCCTCTTCGTCGTCTCCCCCGCCGCGCTCAACGGCACCGCCGCGCTGAACGGCCAGGTCACCGCGTACTGGAGCGCGCAGGGCGACTTCGCCGGCGCCGCCGCGAACCAGTTGGCGGGGCTTCGGGACCGAGCCGGCGCCTTCGCCGGAAGCCACGCCGACCTCTCCGTGTTCCACGGCGCGCAGCCCCCGCTCAGCCGTATGACGGTGGTGTCCTCGCTGCCCCAGGCCGTCGACGCACTGGCCGCACCCATCGCGGTCGCCCGCTCCGCGCTCTACCAACCGACCGCCCTGCTCGCCGTACTAGCCCTCACTGCACTGATTCTGACCGCACGTCAACTCGCGGAACACCGAAGCGGAGAACTGGCGCTGCAGCAGGCACGCGGCGCCGGGACCGGACGGCTGCTGGCCGCGGCCGGTGTCGAGTGGGGGCTGACCGGCATCCCCGCGGCGGTCGCCGCACCGTTCCTGGCGCAGTTCCTCGTGCACGGTGCGCTGGGACCGGCCGGGTGGACCGCCGCCGTGCTGACCCTGGCCGTCCAGGGCGCGGCCGTGCTGCTACCGGTGCTCCATCCGGCCCTGCGGCCCCTCTTCAGGCGAATATCCATCCCGCGCCGCCGTGACACTCGTCGCCGTACCGGCGCGGTGGCGGTGCAGCGGGCCGGGCTGGATCTGGCGCTGGCCGTGGTCGCGCTGCTGGGCTGGTTGGAGCTGGCGCACCACCACGCCGTGGTGCAGGGCGCCTCGGTCGCGGCGGGCCCGGTGTCGGTGCCGGCGGTCGATCCGGTGCTGGTGCTGGCCCCGGTGGTGGCCTGCGTCGCCGCCTCACTGCTGCTGTTCCGGCTGATGCCGCTGACCTCGCGGCTGCTGGACCGTTACGGCCGCCGCCGCGCAGGCCTGGTGCTGCCGCTCGCGGGCTGGCAGCTGAGCCGGCGCTCGGCCCGCAACGCCGGCCCGGTGCTGCTGATGTGCCTGGCCGCAGCGGTGGGGGCGCTCTCCGGCACCGCCCTGGCCTGCCTGGACGGACTGGCCCTGGACCAGGCCCGGTTCACCGTCGGCGCGGACGTGCGGGTGGACACCTCGGCCGGCGGCGGCTACGCCCCCTCAGTCCTGGCCGACGCCTACCGCGCGCTGCCCGGGGTCACCGCGGTGACCCCGGTGACGCTGACCCCGGTCACCGCCGCCGCAGGGACCACCCTCCAGATCGTGGGCACCGACACGGGGACCGCGACCACCCCCGACGGACTGCCGCTGCCGGGACGTCCCAGCGCGCTGCGGCTCGACGAGACGCTGACCAGCAACGGCGCCAAGGCCGCCCCCACCCTGGAGCTGACCCTCCAGGACGCGTCCGGCCTCACCGACTCGGTGAACGCGGCCCTGCCCGACGCCGACGGCGGCCGACACACCGTCACAGTCCCGCTCCCGGTGAACGGCAGCGGTCACCCGCGCGACTACCCGCTGACGCTGACCTCGATCACCCTGGTACCGCAGGCCGGCCAGGACGCGGCCCGGCTGCGGCTGGTGCTGCACCGCATCGGCTCCAGCCCCGGCACCGGCCCCGACCCCGGCACCGCGGCCACGGACTGGGCCGGAGTCCTCCCCCCAGGGCTGGCCTGGGCCGACCGCACGGTGTCCGCCGGCGGCGCCAGGACCAACGCCTGTGACACCAACCCTGCCTCCGCCTCGTCCGATCTGTTCCAGCCCGGACCGCCCGGGGTGTGCTCGCTCACCTCCGACGCCTCCGACACCTCCGACCCCGGCGGGCTGTTCTCGGCGACCATCAGCACCGGTGTCCCCGAAATGAAGACAGATCCCGGCTCGCGGATACGCATCGCGGTCACGTCGTCCGCCCCGGCGGCGCCCGTCCCGGTGCTCGCCGATCCGCGGGCCCTGGCCGCGCTGCACCACGCCGTGGGCGACACGGTCAGCCTGGACCTGGGCTCGGGTCGGAGCATGGCGGTGCGGATCACCGGCAGCGTCGCGGCCGTCCCCGGCCTCGGCTCCACCCGTACCACCGGCTGGTTCACCGCCGACCAGCGCACTCTCGCGGCCGCCCTGGCCGCAGCCGGCGTGGACCAGCAACCGCCCACGCTGTGGCGGCTGACCAGCACCGACAGCGCCCGCACCGCCGCCGCGGTCACCGCGCAGCCGGCCCTGGGCAGCGCACAGACGGTGGCACAGTCCACCGCGCAGCTGCGCGGCGACCCCTTCCGCAGCGGACTGCGCCGGGTGCTGACGCTGTGCCGGCTGCTCGCCCCGGCCTTCGCCGTGATCGGCTTCACCGTCCACGCGGTGGTGTCCACCCGGGAGCGGCGCCGGGAGTTCGCACTGCTGCGGGCCATGGGGGCGCGCAGCCGGTCGCTGGCGACGCTGCTGTGGGCCGAGCAGCTCAGTATCGCCCTGTTCGCGGTGGTGCCGGGTGCCCTGCTGGGCACCGCGCTCGCCGCCCAGGTGCTGCCGCTGATCACCGTGGACGACTCCGGCCGGCCGCCCTTCCCGCCGCTGCGGGTGCGGGTGCCCTGGGGCGGGGTCGCGCTGTCCGCGCTCGGCACGGCCGCACTGATCTGTCTGGTGGTCATGGCCCTGTCCCGGCTGCTCGCCCGGGTGGACCTGGTACGGGTGCTGCGGGCCGGGGAGAGCGCGTGA
- a CDS encoding arylamine N-acetyltransferase: MGTEDQPEQADEWENHLLDLDAYLKRIGHTGGVAPDAATLTALHRAHVATIPFENLALMLDRPVRTDLGSVQDKLVHQGRGGYCYEQNTLFGAVLQRLGFRLDRLLARVGSDQEPLRPRTHMVFSVEVDGRRLLADTGFGNGLLEPIPLDPDGPQQQGVWTYRTLGPDATGVRRFQELTAGEWQTRYRFTDEPQHAVDVAMSNHYTATWPTSPFRERPIVIRRESGGTRELIGRQFSLLVPGRATESVELSDTEFISTLHDTFGLEFTREEQAVLRARPTPPRPR; this comes from the coding sequence ATGGGGACAGAAGATCAGCCGGAACAGGCGGACGAGTGGGAGAACCACCTGCTCGACCTGGACGCCTATCTGAAGCGCATCGGCCACACCGGCGGCGTCGCGCCGGACGCCGCCACCCTCACCGCCCTGCACCGCGCGCATGTGGCGACGATCCCGTTCGAGAACCTGGCGCTGATGCTGGACCGCCCGGTCCGCACCGACCTCGGCAGCGTCCAGGACAAGTTGGTGCACCAGGGCCGCGGCGGCTACTGCTACGAGCAGAACACCCTGTTCGGCGCGGTGCTGCAGCGCCTGGGGTTCCGGCTGGACCGGCTGCTGGCCCGGGTCGGCTCGGACCAGGAGCCGCTGCGCCCGCGCACCCACATGGTGTTCTCGGTGGAGGTCGACGGCCGCCGGCTGCTCGCCGACACCGGCTTCGGCAACGGCCTGCTTGAGCCGATCCCGCTGGACCCGGACGGCCCGCAGCAGCAGGGCGTGTGGACCTACCGGACACTGGGACCCGATGCGACCGGGGTCCGCCGCTTCCAGGAACTCACCGCGGGCGAGTGGCAGACCCGCTACCGCTTCACCGACGAGCCGCAGCACGCGGTGGACGTGGCGATGTCCAACCACTACACCGCCACCTGGCCCACCTCCCCGTTCCGCGAGCGGCCGATCGTGATCCGCCGCGAGTCCGGCGGCACCCGTGAGCTCATCGGCCGCCAGTTCTCGCTGCTGGTGCCGGGCCGGGCCACCGAGAGCGTGGAGCTGTCGGACACCGAGTTCATCAGCACCCTGCACGACACCTTCGGGCTGGAGTTCACCCGGGAGGAGCAGGCCGTCCTCAGAGCTCGACCGACACCGCCCCGGCCTCGGTGA
- a CDS encoding DUF1269 domain-containing protein, producing MSAVHSVLFFEFDDPDAALPALQEAKKLPGVHQAAALTRSAEGEFDIAESWIHRVGAATAAGGAVGALIGLLAGPMGSFVGATAGAWLGGTTEAHQAQDSFATLVLFGAEVEDDTSQLIVDITEADQAPADELAARHGASLHRRPAEEVEARVKAAEEAADRANAEDEAAKWR from the coding sequence GTGTCCGCTGTCCACAGCGTGCTGTTCTTCGAGTTCGACGACCCCGACGCGGCGCTGCCCGCCCTGCAGGAGGCCAAGAAGCTCCCCGGCGTGCACCAGGCGGCGGCACTCACCCGCTCGGCCGAGGGCGAATTCGACATCGCCGAGAGCTGGATCCACCGGGTGGGGGCGGCGACCGCCGCCGGGGGCGCGGTCGGCGCCCTGATCGGCCTGCTCGCCGGTCCGATGGGCTCGTTCGTGGGGGCGACCGCGGGCGCCTGGCTCGGCGGCACCACCGAGGCGCACCAGGCGCAGGACTCCTTCGCCACGCTGGTCCTCTTCGGCGCCGAGGTCGAGGACGACACCAGCCAGCTGATCGTCGACATCACCGAGGCCGACCAGGCTCCGGCGGACGAACTGGCGGCCCGTCACGGCGCGTCGCTGCACCGCCGTCCGGCCGAGGAGGTCGAGGCCCGGGTGAAGGCCGCCGAGGAGGCCGCGGACCGCGCCAACGCCGAGGACGAGGCCGCCAAGTGGCGCTGA
- a CDS encoding class I SAM-dependent methyltransferase, with product MQDTATIGAERLMPGVISYQTPRVADDYCRWDDSGSWLLGYPFLPLALGLDDLPGAHLVDLGCGPGDLTCWIADRYPIRTTAVDASAAMLDLARSQHPHPAVDYRLSLDNGMPFLDDGCADAAMASFLFTCIDDRKLMQLLVDEVARVLRPGGRFTILMPNPDQVHDAAFEGFHRGEPGARYRSGDTLPVRLRREDGSWATITNTYWPRETFQEVLAEAGFTGPTAELTPLLADAYGVADPALIASRPWTAERERPPFILITATR from the coding sequence GTGCAGGACACCGCAACGATCGGCGCCGAACGGCTCATGCCGGGTGTGATCTCGTACCAGACCCCGCGCGTCGCCGACGACTACTGCCGCTGGGACGACTCCGGCAGCTGGCTGCTCGGCTACCCGTTCCTCCCGCTGGCGCTGGGCCTCGACGACCTGCCCGGCGCGCACCTGGTGGACCTGGGCTGCGGCCCCGGCGACCTCACCTGCTGGATCGCCGACCGCTACCCGATCCGGACCACCGCCGTCGACGCCTCGGCGGCCATGCTCGACCTGGCCCGCTCCCAGCACCCGCACCCGGCGGTGGACTACCGGCTCAGTCTCGACAACGGGATGCCGTTCCTCGACGACGGCTGCGCCGACGCGGCGATGGCCTCCTTCCTCTTCACCTGCATCGACGACCGGAAACTGATGCAGCTCCTGGTCGACGAGGTGGCCCGGGTGCTGCGCCCCGGCGGGCGCTTCACCATCCTGATGCCCAACCCGGACCAGGTCCACGACGCCGCCTTCGAGGGCTTCCACCGCGGCGAACCCGGCGCCCGCTACCGCTCCGGCGACACCCTGCCGGTCCGGCTCCGCCGCGAGGACGGCAGCTGGGCCACCATCACCAACACCTACTGGCCCCGGGAGACGTTCCAGGAGGTGCTGGCCGAGGCTGGGTTCACCGGACCGACCGCCGAGCTGACCCCGCTGCTCGCCGACGCGTACGGCGTCGCCGACCCCGCCCTGATCGCCTCCCGCCCCTGGACGGCCGAGCGCGAGCGTCCCCCGTTCATCCTGATCACCGCCACCCGCTGA
- a CDS encoding HIT family protein, translated as MTENQHAQGCYSCGMDGAYDDLPPRERIAADRYWRVAHAMNTALPGWLVLLPRRHVTTVAGLTDEEAAGLGLWQVRLSRALAAVTGCAKTYVVQFAEAEGFGHVHFHLVPRTADLPQQLRGPGVFALLNSPPELRVPPTRMDELAVALAAALR; from the coding sequence GTGACGGAGAACCAGCACGCCCAGGGCTGCTACAGCTGCGGGATGGACGGGGCCTACGACGACCTCCCGCCGCGCGAGCGGATAGCCGCCGACCGGTACTGGCGGGTGGCGCATGCGATGAACACCGCGCTGCCGGGCTGGCTGGTCCTGCTCCCACGCCGCCATGTCACCACCGTCGCCGGGCTCACCGACGAGGAGGCCGCCGGGCTTGGCCTGTGGCAGGTCCGGCTCTCCCGGGCGCTGGCGGCCGTCACCGGCTGCGCCAAGACCTATGTGGTCCAGTTCGCGGAGGCCGAGGGCTTCGGCCATGTCCACTTCCACCTCGTCCCGCGCACGGCCGACCTGCCGCAGCAGCTCCGCGGCCCCGGCGTCTTCGCCCTCCTCAACAGCCCTCCGGAGCTGCGGGTGCCGCCCACCCGGATGGACGAGCTCGCCGTGGCGCTGGCGGCGGCGCTGCGGTAG
- a CDS encoding response regulator, whose amino-acid sequence MTTAAPATARGCDILLVEDDAADAMLIEEALLEHGTARILHKAVDGVAALEHLRTPGVDRPDLIVLDLNMPRMNGRELLAVLKTDEQLKIIPVVVLSTSSAPQDVAEAYRSHANAFITKPVTLDEFAQAVRSIDAFFLDTATRVPKDWEQG is encoded by the coding sequence GTGACCACGGCCGCACCCGCCACCGCGCGCGGATGCGACATCCTGCTGGTCGAGGACGACGCAGCCGACGCCATGCTGATCGAGGAAGCACTGCTGGAGCACGGGACCGCCCGGATCCTGCACAAGGCGGTGGACGGCGTCGCCGCGCTGGAACACCTGCGGACGCCAGGGGTCGACCGGCCGGACCTGATCGTCCTGGACCTCAACATGCCCCGGATGAACGGACGTGAGCTGCTCGCGGTGCTGAAGACCGACGAGCAGCTCAAGATCATCCCGGTGGTGGTGCTCAGCACCTCCAGCGCACCGCAGGACGTCGCCGAGGCCTACCGGAGCCACGCCAACGCCTTCATCACCAAGCCGGTCACCCTGGACGAGTTCGCCCAGGCCGTGCGCAGCATCGACGCCTTCTTCCTGGACACGGCGACCCGGGTGCCGAAGGACTGGGAGCAGGGCTGA
- a CDS encoding MFS transporter, protein MISSDVAAGGVRLSGTAGRWVLLATVLGSAMAMLDGTAINVALPHIGATLHASIGALQWVVNAYLLTLAGLILLGGALGDRYGRRRVFVVGVVWFAVCSAACGLAPDVQVLIAARALQGVGGALLTPGSLALIQAVFHPDDRAAAVGLWSGLGGVAGAAGPVLGGWLVGGPGWRWVFLINLPLAAAVVVTALRHVPENRDDSATGRFDLRGAVLAALALGALTAALTIAGGDPLGAGVAGALAVVAGTLFVRTERRTVAPMLPLELFASRLFTVVNIVTVLIYGALGGLLFFLVLQLQITAGFSPLLAGLGTLPLTLLMLLFSPTAAKLGERVGARVPLSLGPLLAGTGALLMLRIGAHASYLTDVLPASVALGAGMTLLVAPLTETVLNAVETRRAGIASGVNNAAARTGSLLAVAALPALVGLSGEQYRSAHAVDHAFRAAVVGCAGLLAAAGLLSWTAIPPRPPERTESEPVPEPGPESHPA, encoded by the coding sequence GTGATCAGCAGTGACGTCGCGGCGGGCGGGGTCCGGCTGTCCGGGACGGCCGGGCGCTGGGTGCTGCTCGCGACCGTCCTCGGCTCGGCGATGGCGATGCTGGACGGCACCGCGATCAATGTCGCCCTGCCCCATATCGGCGCCACCCTGCATGCCTCCATCGGCGCGCTGCAATGGGTCGTCAACGCCTATCTGCTGACCCTGGCCGGGCTGATCCTGCTGGGCGGTGCGCTCGGCGACCGCTACGGCCGCCGCCGGGTGTTCGTGGTCGGGGTGGTCTGGTTCGCGGTCTGCTCGGCGGCGTGCGGTCTTGCGCCCGACGTGCAGGTGCTGATCGCCGCGCGGGCCCTGCAGGGCGTCGGCGGCGCGCTGCTGACACCCGGTTCGCTGGCGCTGATCCAGGCGGTGTTCCACCCGGACGACCGGGCCGCGGCGGTGGGCCTGTGGTCCGGTCTCGGCGGCGTCGCGGGTGCGGCCGGCCCCGTCCTGGGCGGCTGGCTGGTCGGCGGTCCGGGCTGGCGCTGGGTGTTCCTGATCAATCTGCCGCTGGCGGCGGCCGTGGTGGTGACGGCCCTGCGGCATGTCCCGGAGAACCGGGACGACAGCGCGACCGGCCGGTTCGACCTGCGCGGCGCGGTGCTGGCGGCGCTGGCGCTCGGCGCGCTCACGGCGGCGCTCACCATCGCCGGGGGCGACCCGCTCGGGGCGGGCGTGGCGGGGGCGCTGGCGGTGGTGGCGGGCACACTGTTCGTCCGGACCGAGCGGCGGACGGTGGCGCCGATGCTGCCGCTGGAACTGTTCGCCTCCCGGCTGTTCACCGTGGTGAACATCGTCACGGTGCTGATCTACGGGGCGCTGGGCGGGCTGCTGTTCTTCCTGGTGCTGCAGCTGCAGATCACCGCAGGGTTCTCGCCGCTGCTGGCCGGGCTCGGCACCCTTCCGCTGACCCTGCTGATGCTGCTGTTCTCGCCGACGGCGGCGAAGCTGGGCGAGCGGGTGGGCGCGCGCGTCCCGCTCAGCCTCGGCCCGTTGCTGGCGGGTACGGGCGCGCTGCTGATGCTGCGGATCGGCGCGCACGCCTCCTACCTGACCGATGTGCTGCCGGCCTCGGTCGCGCTGGGCGCCGGGATGACGCTGCTGGTCGCCCCGCTGACGGAGACCGTCCTCAACGCGGTGGAGACCCGTCGGGCCGGCATCGCCAGCGGCGTCAACAACGCCGCCGCCCGCACCGGCAGCCTGCTCGCGGTCGCCGCGCTCCCGGCGCTGGTCGGCCTCAGCGGCGAGCAGTACCGGTCCGCCCACGCGGTCGACCACGCCTTCCGTGCGGCGGTCGTCGGCTGCGCGGGGCTGCTGGCCGCAGCGGGGCTGCTCTCCTGGACGGCCATCCCGCCCCGGCCGCCGGAGCGGACGGAATCGGAGCCGGTACCGGAACCGGGGCCGGAGTCGCACCCGGCATGA
- a CDS encoding LLM class flavin-dependent oxidoreductase, with protein MTITTLRFNQIAPGLDRRDLSARYRATVEMSVFADEAGFDLVTLEEHHGADNGWSPSPMLTAAAVLGSTQRLGVMLCALITPLHDPLRLAEDIAVLDHLGAGRITVVAGIGYRPEEYAMLGREWSERGRLQDEVLETLLAAWTGEPFEYRGRTVRVTPPPRTTPHPGLMVGGSSRVAVRRAVRLGLPFFTSAFQPELIEYYDALAAEAGFEGGFATLPPERTSMIHCTEDPDKAWAEYGECFLHEARTYAGWQTSDIHSAMASASATPEQLRAEGIYACLTPEECLALAAAEGPMGSLLLHPLCGGLPVDAGWESLRLFRDRVMPHLGT; from the coding sequence ATGACCATCACCACCCTGCGCTTCAACCAGATCGCCCCCGGCCTGGACCGCCGCGACCTCTCCGCCCGCTACCGGGCCACCGTGGAGATGTCCGTCTTCGCCGACGAGGCCGGATTCGACCTGGTCACCCTGGAGGAGCACCACGGCGCGGACAACGGCTGGAGCCCGTCGCCGATGCTCACCGCGGCCGCGGTGCTCGGCTCCACCCAGCGGCTCGGCGTGATGCTCTGCGCCCTGATCACGCCCCTCCACGATCCACTGCGCCTCGCCGAGGACATCGCGGTCCTGGACCACCTCGGCGCCGGACGGATCACCGTGGTCGCCGGGATCGGCTACCGCCCCGAGGAGTACGCGATGCTGGGCCGGGAGTGGTCCGAGCGCGGCAGGCTCCAGGACGAGGTGCTGGAGACCCTGCTGGCCGCCTGGACCGGCGAACCGTTCGAGTACCGGGGCCGGACCGTGCGGGTCACCCCGCCGCCGCGCACCACCCCGCACCCCGGGCTGATGGTCGGCGGCTCCTCTCGGGTCGCGGTCCGCCGGGCGGTGCGCCTGGGGCTGCCGTTCTTCACCTCGGCCTTCCAGCCCGAACTGATCGAGTACTACGACGCCCTCGCCGCCGAGGCGGGCTTCGAGGGCGGCTTCGCGACCCTGCCCCCGGAGCGCACGTCGATGATCCACTGCACCGAGGACCCCGACAAGGCCTGGGCCGAGTACGGCGAGTGCTTCCTGCACGAGGCCCGCACCTACGCCGGCTGGCAGACCTCCGACATCCACTCGGCCATGGCCTCCGCCTCGGCCACCCCCGAGCAGCTGCGCGCCGAGGGCATCTACGCCTGCCTCACTCCCGAGGAGTGCCTGGCCCTGGCCGCCGCGGAGGGGCCGATGGGCAGCCTGCTGCTGCACCCGCTGTGCGGCGGACTCCCGGTCGACGCCGGCTGGGAGAGCCTGCGGCTGTTCCGCGACCGGGTGATGCCCCACCTGGGGACCTGA